One stretch of Rosistilla oblonga DNA includes these proteins:
- a CDS encoding efflux RND transporter periplasmic adaptor subunit: MKFSLKTFIWLTMFVALALASAFTLIPKPIAVEFATATIGPLRVTVQEDGKTRIREKYIISAPVSGRISRIELDAGDYCDEKTLLAVILPSDPAILDSRARAEANARVLASEAALQRANSSAEQARINHELSQSKLERAETLLASRAISQEQYDVVRAESLAAAQAIKTASFDTEIARFELEMAEAAVDQFSDKQKESSAEPFEIYAPISGRVLRVFEESSTVVAVGTPLLELGDPSNLEIEIDVLSTDAVRIKPGAELMVEHWGGDTPLSGNVRVIEPGAFTKISSLGVEEQRVNIIADFNEPVERIASLGDGYRIEARITVKELSKALQIPNSALFRHQRKWHVLSIVDGKANLQPVQIGLQSESETEITDGLTGGDRVIVYPSDAIRPGTAVKPVPRVP, from the coding sequence ATGAAGTTCTCACTCAAAACATTCATCTGGTTGACGATGTTCGTTGCCCTGGCATTGGCCAGCGCGTTCACATTGATCCCCAAACCAATCGCCGTTGAATTTGCGACCGCCACGATCGGCCCGCTGCGCGTGACAGTGCAGGAGGACGGCAAGACGCGGATCCGCGAAAAGTACATCATTTCGGCTCCCGTCTCCGGACGAATCTCTCGGATCGAACTGGACGCGGGGGACTATTGCGATGAAAAAACACTGCTGGCAGTGATCCTGCCGAGCGATCCGGCGATCCTCGATTCGCGTGCGCGAGCCGAAGCAAATGCGAGAGTCTTGGCTTCCGAAGCCGCGCTGCAACGAGCCAACTCCAGCGCCGAACAGGCTCGGATCAACCATGAACTGAGCCAATCGAAACTGGAACGAGCCGAGACGCTGTTGGCCAGTCGAGCGATTTCGCAGGAACAGTACGACGTCGTGCGAGCCGAAAGTTTGGCAGCAGCTCAAGCGATCAAGACCGCCAGCTTCGATACCGAGATCGCCCGCTTTGAATTGGAGATGGCCGAAGCCGCCGTCGATCAGTTCTCCGATAAACAGAAGGAATCGTCGGCGGAGCCGTTTGAAATCTATGCGCCGATCTCAGGGCGCGTGTTGCGAGTTTTTGAAGAGAGTTCTACGGTCGTTGCCGTGGGGACGCCGCTGTTGGAATTGGGCGATCCCAGTAATCTGGAGATCGAAATCGATGTCCTCTCCACCGACGCGGTCCGGATCAAACCGGGAGCCGAATTGATGGTCGAACACTGGGGTGGCGACACGCCGCTGTCGGGCAACGTCCGCGTGATCGAACCGGGGGCGTTCACCAAGATCTCATCGCTGGGGGTCGAGGAGCAACGCGTCAACATTATCGCCGACTTCAACGAACCGGTGGAAAGGATCGCTTCGCTGGGGGACGGTTATCGGATCGAAGCTCGGATTACCGTCAAGGAACTCAGCAAAGCGCTGCAGATCCCCAACAGTGCGTTATTTCGTCACCAGCGGAAATGGCATGTGCTTTCGATCGTCGATGGGAAAGCCAACCTGCAACCGGTGCAAATCGGATTGCAGAGCGAATCAGAGACCGAGATCACCGACGGGTTGACCGGCGGCGATCGAGTGATCGTTTACCCCAGCGACGCGATCCGCCCCGGAACCGCAGTCAAACCGGTCCCACGCGTCCCGTGA
- a CDS encoding transposase has translation MLRDQDWNGRYLLLLDSTLVATAGQTIENTFSTGNSKRRPAKNRRYTKYKYQRKSCHCFVFALLLTPDGLRVPMWLPYYTKPYAKVHKIKHRTQAQLAAQLICDAQVPAGTELIVVLGDTAFDAKCVRAACQERGYFWIVPVNTNRVFSAKKHGKRPRVSLRIEQLPASRFQTIRLSIGAGPYAAQRRASCHRTALRRRDGTKSTRTYHVHSERSEVHNVGMVMLVFSSSKPIGKKIQREGTKLLMTNAKHLSARQVCELYSLRWQIELFFKELKSTLGMNQYSFKDFEAVESWMGIVLITFCYLEWTRRRKLADRRIDDRQRKCWKHARSYTVREALLVGIRYREHQWHLRRLKTNHGLRTLRKRYTELLSQEYRCVA, from the coding sequence ATGCTTCGTGATCAGGATTGGAACGGCCGCTATCTCCTGCTGCTCGATTCAACGCTCGTCGCCACTGCCGGCCAGACCATCGAAAACACCTTCAGCACCGGTAACTCCAAACGTCGACCGGCCAAGAATCGCCGCTACACCAAGTACAAATATCAACGAAAGAGTTGCCACTGTTTCGTGTTCGCATTGCTGCTGACTCCTGACGGATTGCGAGTACCGATGTGGCTGCCGTACTACACCAAGCCTTATGCGAAGGTCCACAAGATCAAACATCGGACGCAGGCGCAGCTTGCGGCGCAGTTGATTTGCGACGCGCAGGTACCGGCCGGCACCGAACTGATTGTTGTGCTCGGAGACACCGCATTTGACGCCAAATGCGTGCGTGCGGCTTGCCAGGAGCGAGGCTATTTCTGGATCGTTCCGGTCAACACCAATCGCGTCTTCTCTGCAAAGAAGCACGGCAAGCGGCCTCGTGTGAGTTTGCGAATCGAACAACTTCCTGCATCACGTTTCCAAACCATTCGTCTTTCGATCGGTGCGGGGCCTTACGCTGCTCAGCGTCGAGCCTCCTGCCATCGAACGGCACTCCGCCGCCGCGACGGGACGAAGTCAACTCGGACGTATCACGTCCACAGCGAGAGAAGCGAGGTCCACAATGTGGGCATGGTCATGCTCGTCTTTTCCTCGAGTAAGCCGATTGGCAAAAAGATTCAACGTGAAGGGACGAAGTTGTTGATGACCAATGCAAAGCACTTGTCGGCTCGGCAGGTTTGTGAGCTGTACAGTCTACGTTGGCAGATCGAGTTGTTCTTCAAAGAACTCAAGAGCACGCTGGGAATGAACCAGTACAGCTTCAAAGATTTCGAGGCGGTCGAGAGCTGGATGGGGATCGTCTTGATCACGTTCTGCTATCTGGAATGGACTCGTCGCCGCAAGCTGGCTGATCGCCGAATCGACGATCGGCAGCGCAAATGCTGGAAGCACGCTCGCAGCTACACCGTCCGCGAGGCGTTGTTGGTAGGCATTCGCTATCGCGAGCACCAGTGGCACCTGCGACGGCTAAAAACCAACCACGGACTCCGCACACTGAGGAAACGCTACACTGAGCTTTTATCCCAGGAATACCGGTGCGTCGCCTGA
- a CDS encoding IS5 family transposase — translation MPRHRLTDREFNAIRHLLPKQRLGKPGRQWSNHRTVIDGILWITKTGSPWRDLPEQLGKWQTVYARFRRWTKEGLWARIYQTLLKRLDALEKIDRSLWCVDGSVIRAHRSASGMIPQSEKNDELVALGRSRGGYSTKIHVLCDGEGTLLGITATGGQRHESTELENLIASCELSLHRYDSRPEVIAGDKGYSSNAIRQFIRDRQIKPVIGSKANESRDANFDREAYRRRNIIERLIGWLKESRRVATRYDKLACSYLAFVQLAAMRRVLKLL, via the coding sequence ATGCCACGCCATCGTCTCACAGATCGGGAGTTCAATGCAATCCGTCATCTGCTGCCCAAGCAGCGGCTCGGTAAGCCGGGACGACAGTGGAGCAACCATCGCACGGTAATAGATGGGATACTCTGGATCACGAAGACTGGAAGCCCCTGGCGAGATCTACCTGAGCAACTGGGGAAATGGCAAACGGTCTACGCCAGATTTCGACGATGGACCAAGGAAGGGCTCTGGGCCAGAATTTATCAAACACTACTGAAGCGACTGGACGCACTGGAGAAGATTGACCGGTCGCTTTGGTGCGTTGACGGTAGCGTCATTCGGGCTCACCGCAGCGCTTCGGGTATGATTCCGCAGAGCGAAAAGAACGATGAATTAGTGGCTCTGGGACGTTCTCGAGGCGGATACTCGACGAAAATTCATGTGCTATGCGATGGCGAGGGAACGTTGCTCGGAATCACGGCGACTGGCGGTCAACGCCACGAGTCGACGGAACTTGAGAATCTCATCGCAAGCTGTGAACTAAGTCTTCATCGCTACGACAGTCGTCCTGAAGTGATCGCAGGAGACAAGGGATACAGCAGTAACGCGATTCGCCAGTTCATCCGCGACCGCCAGATCAAACCGGTCATCGGATCGAAGGCTAACGAATCACGGGATGCGAATTTTGATCGCGAAGCTTACCGCCGCCGCAATATCATCGAACGACTGATCGGCTGGCTAAAAGAATCTCGCCGAGTGGCGACGCGATACGATAAACTTGCCTGTTCGTACCTTGCTTTCGTTCAACTCGCCGCCATGCGGCGAGTGCTCAAACTGCTTTAA